One window from the genome of Lysobacter helvus encodes:
- the hflX gene encoding ribosome rescue GTPase HflX: MFERSKKGEIALLIQPHAGGPPDDGAVEEFADLARSAGARVAHMLTARIDKPNPATLIGTGKLEEVKAAADASGADLILVNHPLSPGQERNLEKLLERRVVDRTGLILDIFAQRARSHEGKLQVELAQLRHMATRLVRGWTHLERQRGGSIGLRGPGETQLETDRRLLQKRVEQLQRRLEKVEVQRTQMRRARVRSELPRVALVGYTNAGKSTLFNALTGADAYAADLLFATLDPTVRRIALPGGSVVLADTVGFVRDLPHELVAAFRSTLAEAREADLLLHIIDAADPLREERIAQVDAVLEEIGAGQIPQLLVYNKIDRIEGAQARHDATGDAHDPVHARAARERVWLSARDGNGLDLLRDALGARLGLRRVAGEVSLPPGAGRLRARLHELGAVLAEHHDEHGWTLSLDLAEADAERIVAHAYGEPLRPLLVEAAGTPT, encoded by the coding sequence ATGTTCGAACGCAGCAAGAAGGGCGAAATCGCCCTCCTCATCCAGCCCCACGCCGGCGGTCCGCCGGATGACGGCGCGGTGGAGGAGTTCGCCGACCTCGCCCGTTCCGCGGGCGCGCGCGTCGCGCACATGCTCACCGCGCGCATCGACAAGCCCAATCCGGCCACGCTCATCGGCACCGGCAAGCTGGAGGAAGTGAAGGCCGCGGCCGACGCCAGCGGCGCGGACCTGATCCTGGTCAACCATCCGCTCTCGCCCGGCCAGGAACGCAACCTCGAGAAACTGCTCGAGCGCCGCGTGGTCGATCGCACGGGCCTGATCCTCGACATCTTCGCGCAGCGCGCGCGCAGCCACGAAGGCAAGCTGCAGGTCGAACTGGCGCAGCTGCGGCACATGGCCACGCGCCTCGTGCGCGGGTGGACGCACCTGGAGCGCCAGCGCGGTGGTTCCATCGGCCTGCGCGGCCCGGGTGAAACGCAGCTGGAAACCGACCGTCGCCTGCTGCAGAAGCGCGTCGAACAATTGCAGCGCCGCCTCGAAAAAGTGGAAGTGCAGCGCACGCAGATGCGCCGCGCGCGCGTGCGCAGCGAACTGCCGCGCGTCGCCCTCGTCGGCTACACCAACGCCGGCAAGTCCACGCTGTTCAACGCATTGACCGGGGCGGATGCGTACGCCGCCGACCTGCTGTTCGCCACGCTCGATCCCACCGTGCGCCGCATCGCGTTGCCGGGCGGCAGCGTGGTGCTGGCCGACACCGTCGGCTTCGTGCGCGACCTGCCGCACGAACTCGTCGCGGCGTTCCGTTCCACCCTCGCCGAAGCGCGCGAAGCCGACCTGCTGCTGCACATCATCGACGCCGCCGATCCGCTGCGCGAAGAACGCATCGCGCAAGTGGACGCCGTGCTCGAAGAAATCGGTGCGGGACAGATCCCGCAACTGCTCGTCTACAACAAGATCGATCGCATCGAAGGGGCGCAAGCGCGCCACGATGCCACCGGCGATGCGCACGACCCGGTGCATGCGCGCGCCGCGCGTGAACGCGTCTGGCTCTCCGCGCGCGACGGCAACGGCCTGGACCTGCTGCGCGACGCCCTCGGCGCACGCCTGGGCCTGCGCCGCGTGGCCGGCGAAGTGAGCCTGCCGCCGGGCGCGGGCCGCCTACGCGCCCGCCTGCACGAACTCGGCGCCGTGCTGGCCGAACACCACGACGAACACGGCTGGACCCTCAGCCTGGACCTCGCCGAGGCCGACGCCGAGCGCATCGTCGCCCATGCCTACGGTGAACCGCTCCGGCCGCTCTTGGTTGAGGCGGCGGGCACCCCCACCTAG
- the hfq gene encoding RNA chaperone Hfq — translation MSKGQSLQDPFLNALRRERVPVSIYLVNGIKLQGTIESFDQFVVLLRNTVSQMVYKHAISTVVPARNVRVGPGGGYVQAADGSESGPGDEGDEVE, via the coding sequence ATGTCGAAGGGCCAATCCTTGCAGGACCCGTTCCTGAACGCGCTGCGCCGCGAACGCGTGCCGGTCTCGATCTACCTCGTCAACGGCATCAAGCTCCAGGGCACGATCGAATCGTTCGACCAGTTCGTCGTCCTGCTCCGCAACACCGTCAGCCAGATGGTCTACAAGCACGCGATCTCCACCGTGGTGCCGGCGCGCAACGTGCGCGTGGGCCCGGGCGGCGGCTACGTGCAGGCCGCCGACGGGTCGGAGAGCGGGCCGGGCGACGAGGGCGACGAGGTCGAGTAA
- the miaA gene encoding tRNA (adenosine(37)-N6)-dimethylallyltransferase MiaA: protein MDPREDQRPRALAIAGPTASGKTAFALACARQYDGEIISVDSALVYRGLDIGAAKPTREERAGIPHHLIDVRESWEPYSAADFARDARAALDDIVARGKLPILAGGTGLYFQALLQGLAPMPEADPSLRAQLADEATRLGWPALHAELARVDPDAARRIHATDPQRIQRALEVYRASGRPISDWQRAHAAQRLPVRVLKLVLAPRERSVLHARIEARFDAMLAAGFLDEVRALRILPALQAHPAPRDLPAIRAVGYRQAWEFLDGEGDAAAFRERAIAATRQLAKRQWTWLRGERDAVWCEPGRDDRRLASTVAAFLD, encoded by the coding sequence ATGGATCCGCGCGAGGACCAACGCCCGCGCGCGCTCGCCATCGCGGGGCCCACCGCATCCGGCAAGACCGCCTTCGCGCTCGCGTGCGCACGGCAGTACGACGGGGAAATCATCAGCGTCGATTCGGCGCTGGTGTATCGCGGACTCGACATCGGCGCGGCCAAGCCGACGCGGGAAGAACGCGCGGGCATCCCGCATCACCTGATCGACGTGCGCGAGTCGTGGGAACCGTACTCGGCCGCGGACTTCGCGCGCGATGCGCGCGCGGCGCTGGACGACATCGTCGCGCGCGGCAAGCTGCCGATCCTCGCCGGCGGCACCGGTCTGTATTTCCAGGCGTTGCTGCAGGGCCTGGCGCCGATGCCCGAAGCCGATCCGTCCCTGCGCGCGCAACTTGCCGACGAAGCCACGCGCCTCGGCTGGCCCGCGTTGCATGCCGAATTGGCGCGCGTGGATCCCGACGCCGCCCGCCGCATCCACGCGACCGATCCGCAACGCATCCAGCGCGCGCTGGAGGTGTATCGCGCGAGCGGGCGCCCGATTTCCGACTGGCAACGCGCGCATGCCGCGCAGCGATTGCCGGTGCGCGTGCTGAAACTCGTCCTCGCCCCGCGCGAGCGCAGCGTGCTGCATGCGCGCATCGAGGCGCGCTTCGACGCGATGCTCGCGGCCGGTTTCCTCGACGAAGTGCGCGCGTTGCGGATCTTGCCCGCCCTGCAGGCGCACCCCGCGCCGCGCGACCTGCCGGCGATCCGCGCGGTCGGTTACCGGCAGGCGTGGGAATTCCTCGATGGCGAAGGCGACGCGGCCGCGTTCCGCGAACGCGCCATCGCGGCCACCCGCCAGCTCGCGAAACGACAATGGACGTGGCTGCGCGGCGAGCGCGACGCGGTCTGGTGCGAGCCGGGCCGCGACGATCGCAGGCTGGCGTCGACGGTCGCCGCCTTCCTCGACTAG
- the putP gene encoding sodium/proline symporter PutP — translation MTASTPLLITFAIYLLAMVGIGIAAYRSTNSFDDYILGGRSLGSYVTALSAGASDMSGWLLLGLPGALYLGGLSEAWIAIGLILGAWCNWKFVAGPLRVYTEKTRNALTLPDYFTHRFDDRSRVLRVLSALVILVFFAVYCASGIVAGARLFESVFGVPYAQALWWGAAATILYTLIGGFLAVSWTDTVQASLMLFALVLTPVIVIVGSGGFDTSMAAIRAVDPARLDPFKGGTLGVVGIVSLLAWGLGYFGQPHILARFMAADDLATIPKARRIGMTWMVLCLFGAMAVGFFGIAYFGEHPGQSGMVRDNPERVFIALAELLFNPWIAGVLLSAILAAIMSTLSCQLLVCSSALTEDFYKGFLRPRAGQRELVWFGRAMVLSVALLAMWIARDPDSRVLGLVSYAWAGFGAAFGPVVLFSLFWSRMTRNGALAGMVVGAVTVILWKQTGSPLYEMVPGFIAASVAIVLGSVLDRVPVAQVRETHAQVHAALAENGY, via the coding sequence ATGACCGCCAGCACGCCGCTCCTGATCACCTTCGCCATCTACCTGCTCGCCATGGTGGGCATCGGCATCGCGGCGTACCGGTCGACGAACAGCTTCGACGACTACATCCTCGGCGGGCGATCGCTCGGGAGCTACGTCACCGCGCTGTCCGCCGGTGCCTCCGACATGAGCGGCTGGCTGCTCCTCGGCTTGCCCGGCGCGCTGTACCTCGGCGGCTTGTCGGAAGCATGGATCGCGATCGGCCTGATCCTCGGTGCGTGGTGCAACTGGAAATTCGTCGCGGGCCCCTTGCGCGTCTACACCGAGAAGACACGCAACGCGCTCACGTTGCCCGACTACTTCACGCATCGCTTCGACGATCGCAGCCGCGTGCTGCGCGTGTTGTCGGCGCTGGTGATCCTGGTGTTCTTCGCCGTGTATTGCGCGAGCGGCATCGTCGCGGGCGCGCGCCTGTTCGAGAGCGTGTTCGGCGTGCCGTACGCGCAGGCGCTGTGGTGGGGCGCGGCGGCGACGATCCTCTACACGCTGATCGGCGGGTTCCTCGCGGTGAGCTGGACCGACACGGTGCAGGCCTCGCTGATGCTGTTCGCGCTGGTGCTCACGCCGGTGATCGTGATCGTGGGCTCGGGCGGGTTCGACACCAGCATGGCGGCGATCCGCGCGGTGGATCCGGCGCGGCTGGATCCGTTCAAGGGCGGCACGCTCGGCGTCGTCGGCATCGTGTCGCTGCTCGCCTGGGGGCTCGGGTATTTCGGGCAGCCGCACATCCTGGCGCGCTTCATGGCCGCCGACGACCTGGCCACCATTCCCAAGGCGCGCCGCATCGGCATGACGTGGATGGTGCTGTGCCTGTTCGGCGCGATGGCGGTGGGGTTCTTCGGCATCGCGTACTTCGGCGAGCACCCGGGCCAGTCCGGCATGGTGCGCGACAACCCGGAACGCGTGTTCATCGCGCTCGCCGAACTGCTGTTCAATCCGTGGATCGCGGGCGTGCTGTTGTCGGCGATCCTCGCCGCGATCATGAGCACGCTGTCGTGCCAGTTGCTGGTGTGTTCCAGCGCGCTGACGGAAGACTTCTACAAGGGCTTCCTGCGCCCGCGCGCAGGGCAGCGCGAACTGGTGTGGTTCGGCCGCGCGATGGTGCTGTCGGTGGCGTTGCTCGCGATGTGGATCGCGCGCGATCCCGACAGCCGCGTGCTGGGACTGGTGAGCTACGCATGGGCGGGCTTCGGTGCGGCGTTCGGCCCGGTGGTGCTGTTCTCGCTGTTCTGGTCGCGCATGACGCGCAACGGCGCGCTGGCCGGCATGGTGGTCGGCGCCGTCACGGTGATCCTGTGGAAGCAGACCGGCAGCCCGCTGTACGAAATGGTGCCGGGCTTCATCGCTGCGTCGGTCGCGATCGTGCTGGGCAGCGTGCTTGATCGCGTGCCGGTGGCGCAGGTGCGCGAAACGCACGCGCAGGTGCACGCCGCGCTCGCCGAGAACGGGTACTGA
- a CDS encoding TonB-dependent receptor codes for MGTSKHQRRAPARHAALRPLSKGTLAAAIYVAFQSMAFAQAAPQDPAQQQPAPAPTTQQRQATLDTVTVTALKREQDLQKVPISVQAVGEQELERHDVASFQDYAKLIPSVSFGTAGGGVFSGPGFLQVYMRGVASGGDGNHSGSQPSVGVYLDEQPITTITGALDVHMYDINRVEALPGPQGTLYGASSQAGTLRIITNKPDASAFAASAAAEVNVIENGGIGHVFEGMVNVPINDRTAVRIVGWNKHDAGYVDNVAGTRVFPTSGIVQNNDLLAKGNYNEANATGARVALKFDLNDAWSITPMIMGQKQTATGSTGWDPSVGEFKVNHAYPESSKDTWTQAALTIQGKIGNFDLTYAFGHLKRDVDSEADYSDYGFWYDTISGYGAYFYDDDFNLVNPSQYIQAKDAYTMTSHELRIASPAEDRLRFVGGVFWQEHKHDIEQRYRVDGLADSLSVQGWPDTIWLTEQDRNDKDEAVFGELTFDINDAWSVTAGGRWFRSTNGLQGYFGFADGYSSLESAQSNGVPPYGEAACRLQFGDNRANWPGYEGAPCSVFNKRVKESGSLGRFNVNWKLTDDALLYATYSEGYRPGGINRRGTLPPYLSDYLKNYEMGWKTSWLDKRLTFNGAVFRQDWDDFQYSYLGQNGLTEIRNAAKARIDGLEAELQWAVNYNFLLTGGFAYYDAKLTETYCGFTDLLGNPVTVCPAGTINPQTGEAVDGPQALSGARLPITARFKGNLTGRYTWDIGEYEAHVQGAVFHQGDRRTDLRDAESALLGTLDAYTTLDLSAGWRRGAWSMDIFIKNATNETTELSKFAECAVLTCGNQPYTVSTPPRTFGVRWSRDF; via the coding sequence ATGGGGACCTCGAAACACCAGCGGCGCGCCCCCGCGCGCCACGCAGCGTTGCGACCGTTGTCGAAGGGGACGCTCGCCGCGGCCATCTACGTCGCGTTCCAGTCGATGGCGTTCGCGCAAGCCGCGCCACAGGACCCGGCGCAGCAGCAGCCGGCACCGGCGCCCACCACGCAGCAGCGCCAGGCCACGCTCGACACGGTCACCGTGACCGCGTTGAAGCGCGAGCAGGACCTGCAGAAGGTGCCGATCAGCGTGCAGGCCGTCGGCGAACAGGAACTCGAACGCCATGACGTTGCGTCCTTCCAGGACTACGCCAAGCTGATCCCCAGCGTCTCCTTCGGCACCGCCGGCGGCGGCGTGTTCTCCGGCCCGGGCTTCCTGCAGGTCTACATGCGCGGCGTGGCCAGCGGCGGCGACGGCAACCATTCCGGTTCGCAGCCCAGCGTGGGCGTGTACCTGGACGAACAGCCGATCACCACGATCACCGGCGCGCTCGATGTCCACATGTACGACATCAACCGCGTCGAAGCGCTGCCGGGCCCGCAGGGCACGCTGTACGGCGCCAGCTCGCAGGCGGGCACGCTGCGCATCATCACCAACAAGCCGGATGCGTCGGCGTTCGCCGCGAGTGCCGCGGCGGAAGTCAACGTGATCGAGAACGGCGGCATCGGCCACGTCTTCGAAGGCATGGTCAACGTGCCGATCAACGATCGCACCGCGGTGCGCATCGTGGGCTGGAACAAGCACGACGCCGGCTACGTGGACAACGTGGCGGGCACGCGCGTGTTCCCGACCTCGGGCATCGTGCAGAACAACGACCTCCTGGCGAAGGGCAACTACAACGAAGCCAACGCCACGGGCGCGCGCGTTGCGTTGAAGTTCGACCTCAACGACGCCTGGTCGATCACGCCGATGATCATGGGCCAGAAGCAGACGGCCACCGGCAGCACCGGCTGGGATCCGAGCGTCGGCGAGTTCAAGGTCAACCACGCGTACCCGGAATCCTCGAAGGACACCTGGACGCAGGCCGCGCTGACCATCCAGGGCAAGATCGGCAACTTCGACCTCACGTACGCCTTCGGTCACCTCAAGCGCGACGTGGACTCCGAAGCCGACTACAGCGACTACGGCTTCTGGTACGACACGATCTCCGGCTACGGCGCGTACTTCTACGACGACGACTTCAACCTGGTGAATCCTTCGCAGTACATCCAGGCGAAGGATGCGTACACGATGACCAGCCACGAGCTGCGCATCGCCTCGCCGGCGGAAGATCGCCTGCGCTTCGTCGGCGGCGTGTTCTGGCAGGAACACAAGCACGACATCGAGCAGCGCTACCGCGTCGACGGCCTGGCCGATTCGCTGAGCGTGCAGGGCTGGCCCGACACCATCTGGCTGACCGAGCAGGACCGCAACGACAAGGACGAAGCGGTGTTCGGCGAACTCACCTTCGACATCAACGATGCGTGGAGCGTCACGGCCGGTGGTCGCTGGTTCCGTTCGACCAACGGGCTGCAGGGCTACTTCGGTTTCGCCGACGGCTATTCCTCGCTCGAAAGCGCGCAGTCCAACGGCGTGCCGCCGTACGGCGAAGCCGCGTGCCGCCTGCAGTTCGGCGACAACCGCGCCAACTGGCCCGGTTACGAAGGCGCGCCGTGCTCGGTGTTCAACAAGCGTGTCAAGGAAAGCGGCTCGCTGGGCCGCTTCAACGTCAACTGGAAGCTGACCGACGACGCGCTGCTGTACGCCACGTATTCGGAAGGCTATCGCCCGGGCGGCATCAACCGCCGCGGCACGCTGCCGCCATACCTGTCGGATTACCTGAAGAACTACGAGATGGGCTGGAAGACCTCGTGGCTCGACAAGCGCCTGACGTTCAACGGTGCCGTGTTCCGCCAGGACTGGGACGACTTCCAGTATTCGTACCTGGGCCAGAACGGCCTGACGGAAATCCGCAACGCCGCCAAGGCGCGCATCGACGGCCTGGAAGCCGAACTGCAGTGGGCGGTGAACTACAACTTCCTGCTGACCGGCGGCTTTGCGTACTACGACGCCAAGCTCACGGAAACCTACTGCGGCTTCACCGACCTGCTCGGCAACCCGGTCACGGTGTGCCCGGCGGGCACGATCAATCCGCAGACCGGCGAGGCGGTGGACGGCCCGCAGGCGCTGAGCGGCGCACGCCTGCCGATCACCGCGCGCTTCAAGGGCAACCTGACGGGCCGCTACACCTGGGACATCGGCGAGTACGAAGCGCACGTGCAGGGGGCGGTCTTCCACCAGGGCGACCGTCGCACCGACCTGCGCGATGCGGAATCGGCATTGCTCGGCACGCTCGACGCGTACACCACGCTGGATCTGTCCGCGGGCTGGCGCCGCGGCGCCTGGTCGATGGACATCTTCATCAAGAACGCGACGAACGAAACGACGGAGCTCTCCAAGTTCGCCGAATGCGCGGTGCTGACCTGCGGCAACCAGCCGTACACGGTGAGCACCCCGCCGCGCACCTTCGGGGTGCGGTGGTCGCGCGATTTCTGA
- a CDS encoding tetratricopeptide repeat-containing sulfotransferase family protein — protein sequence MTHAPEPTASVESALAHASQLLSTDPALAGRQAEEVLRVVHGHPVARLLLAASHTACGDPRSATDILVPLALEQPRSPAVQLELGIALGRSGRGDDAVAALQRAVALKPELPRAWLALADHFSAVGDQAAADAAYAAHLVHSVREPALLQAASALQANRIPEAEATLRTHLRRSPTDTAALRMLAETQARMGRIEDAESLLARCVELAPQFEAARHHYAMVLHRANKPAEALAEIETLLAKDPGNAGYRTLKAVVQCRTGDYDSAIALYEGLSKEYPRHARLWLSYGHALKTAGRTTDAIDAYRRAAALEPWFGDAWWSLANLKTFRFTAEDIATLRAQFARTNLSPEDRLHLDFALGKALEDAEEFAASFEHYRRGNAQRVALVPYEARDTTLRVRKAMALYTQDFFRERAGMGCDARDPIFIVGMPRAGSTLIEQILSSHPSVEGTMELPELLSLTRDLRRRAEGEGGTHYHDVLASLDAGAIADLGAQYLEHTRIHRKSDAPLFIDKMPNNWLHVGLIMLALPNAKIIDARRHPLACGFSLFKQQFARGQNFSYRLEDIGRYYRDYVALMAHFDRVQPGRVHRVVYESMVDDTEAETRRLLAFCGLDFDPQCLRFFENTRPVRTASSEQVRQPIYRDGLDQWRNYAPWLGPLEEHLGPVLTAYPAVPADPSLH from the coding sequence ATGACCCACGCACCCGAGCCCACGGCCTCCGTCGAAAGCGCGCTGGCGCACGCGTCGCAGCTGCTGTCCACGGACCCCGCGCTCGCCGGCCGCCAGGCCGAGGAAGTCCTCCGCGTCGTCCACGGCCACCCCGTCGCCCGCCTGCTGCTGGCCGCCTCGCACACCGCGTGCGGCGATCCGCGCAGCGCCACCGACATCCTCGTTCCCCTCGCGCTCGAGCAACCCCGGTCGCCGGCCGTCCAGCTGGAACTGGGCATCGCGCTGGGCCGCAGCGGCCGCGGCGACGATGCAGTGGCCGCGCTCCAGCGCGCCGTCGCGCTGAAACCCGAACTCCCGCGCGCCTGGCTCGCGCTGGCCGACCACTTCTCCGCCGTCGGCGACCAGGCCGCCGCCGACGCCGCCTACGCCGCCCACCTGGTGCACTCCGTGCGCGAACCGGCGCTGCTGCAGGCCGCCAGCGCCTTGCAGGCCAACCGCATCCCGGAAGCCGAAGCCACGCTGCGCACCCACCTGCGCCGCTCGCCCACCGACACCGCCGCGCTGCGCATGCTGGCCGAGACGCAGGCGCGCATGGGCCGCATCGAAGACGCCGAGTCGCTGCTCGCGCGCTGCGTGGAGCTGGCGCCGCAGTTCGAAGCCGCGCGCCACCACTACGCGATGGTCCTGCATCGCGCCAACAAGCCCGCCGAAGCGCTGGCCGAAATCGAAACGCTGCTCGCGAAGGATCCGGGCAACGCCGGCTATCGCACGCTGAAAGCGGTCGTGCAGTGCCGCACGGGCGACTACGACTCTGCGATCGCGCTGTACGAAGGCCTGTCGAAGGAATATCCGCGCCACGCGCGCCTGTGGCTCAGCTACGGCCATGCGCTGAAGACCGCGGGCCGTACCACCGACGCCATCGACGCCTACCGGCGCGCCGCCGCGCTCGAGCCCTGGTTCGGCGATGCGTGGTGGAGCCTGGCTAACCTCAAGACGTTCCGCTTCACCGCCGAGGACATCGCCACGCTGCGCGCGCAGTTCGCGCGCACCAACCTCTCGCCGGAAGACCGCCTGCACCTGGATTTCGCGCTGGGCAAGGCGCTGGAAGACGCAGAGGAATTCGCCGCGTCGTTCGAACACTACCGCCGCGGCAACGCGCAGCGCGTCGCGCTGGTGCCCTACGAAGCGCGCGACACCACGCTGCGCGTGCGCAAGGCGATGGCGCTGTACACGCAGGACTTCTTCCGCGAACGCGCCGGCATGGGCTGCGACGCGCGCGATCCGATCTTCATCGTCGGCATGCCGCGCGCGGGCTCCACGCTCATCGAGCAGATCCTCTCCAGCCATCCGTCCGTCGAAGGGACGATGGAATTGCCGGAGCTGCTGTCGCTCACGCGCGACCTGCGCCGCCGCGCGGAAGGCGAGGGCGGCACGCACTACCACGATGTGCTCGCGTCGCTCGACGCCGGTGCCATCGCCGACCTCGGCGCGCAATACCTCGAACACACGCGCATCCACCGCAAGTCCGACGCGCCGCTGTTCATCGACAAGATGCCGAACAACTGGCTGCACGTCGGCCTGATCATGCTCGCGCTGCCCAACGCGAAGATCATCGACGCGCGCCGGCATCCGCTCGCGTGCGGCTTCTCGCTGTTCAAGCAGCAGTTCGCGCGCGGGCAGAACTTCAGCTACCGGCTGGAGGACATCGGCCGCTACTACCGCGATTACGTCGCGCTGATGGCGCACTTCGACCGCGTGCAGCCCGGCCGCGTGCATCGCGTGGTCTACGAATCGATGGTCGATGACACCGAAGCCGAAACGCGCCGCCTGCTGGCGTTCTGCGGCCTGGATTTCGACCCGCAATGCCTGCGCTTCTTCGAGAACACGCGCCCCGTGCGGACCGCGAGTTCCGAACAGGTGCGCCAACCGATCTACCGCGACGGCCTGGACCAGTGGCGCAACTACGCGCCGTGGCTCGGGCCGCTGGAGGAACACCTGGGTCCGGTGCTCACGGCGTATCCCGCCGTGCCCGCCGACCCGTCGTTGCACTGA
- the folP gene encoding dihydropteroate synthase — MFDTTPTLDCAGRALKLDRPRVIGIVNVTPDSFSDGGEHATTDAAIAHGLRLAGEGADALDIGGESTRPGADDVPLEEELRRVIPVIEALARATTLPISIDTSKPEVMRAAIAAGAGMINDVYALRREGALDAAASLNVPVILMHMLGEPRSMQDAPQYDDVVGDVHRFLAERIFAAEMAGIPKARIVVDPGFGFGKTTAHNIALLARLDTIADLGVPVLAGLSRKRTIGQLTGRDDPHARVHGSVAAHLIAAQRGAKLLRVHDVAATVDALKIWAAVDAVPAPRARDAAPAIRWPDDD; from the coding sequence ATGTTCGACACCACCCCCACCCTGGATTGCGCCGGCCGCGCGCTGAAGCTCGACCGGCCGCGCGTCATCGGCATCGTCAACGTCACGCCGGATTCGTTTTCCGACGGCGGTGAACACGCGACCACCGACGCGGCCATCGCCCACGGCCTGCGCCTGGCAGGGGAGGGCGCCGACGCGCTGGACATCGGCGGCGAAAGCACGCGGCCCGGTGCCGACGACGTGCCGCTGGAAGAAGAACTCCGCCGAGTCATCCCGGTGATCGAAGCCCTCGCGCGCGCCACCACGCTGCCGATCTCCATCGACACGTCGAAACCCGAGGTCATGCGCGCCGCCATCGCCGCCGGTGCCGGCATGATCAACGATGTCTACGCACTCCGTCGCGAAGGCGCGCTCGATGCGGCCGCTTCGCTCAACGTCCCCGTGATCCTGATGCACATGCTCGGCGAGCCGCGGTCGATGCAGGACGCGCCGCAGTACGACGATGTGGTCGGCGACGTGCACCGCTTCCTCGCCGAACGCATCTTCGCCGCGGAGATGGCGGGCATCCCGAAGGCGCGCATCGTGGTCGATCCCGGCTTCGGCTTCGGCAAGACCACCGCGCACAACATCGCGCTGCTCGCGCGCCTGGACACGATCGCCGACCTCGGCGTGCCCGTGCTCGCCGGCCTGTCGCGCAAGCGCACGATCGGCCAGCTCACCGGGCGCGACGATCCGCACGCGCGCGTGCACGGCTCGGTGGCCGCGCACCTGATCGCGGCCCAGCGCGGGGCGAAGCTGCTGCGCGTCCACGACGTCGCGGCCACGGTCGATGCCTTGAAGATCTGGGCCGCCGTGGATGCGGTGCCCGCGCCCCGCGCCCGTGACGCAGCCCCTGCGATCCGCTGGCCCGACGACGACTGA
- a CDS encoding HEAT repeat domain-containing protein, with protein MPPDLKQREHDGRVVDAALAAFDKPNLYALCEADMTPDFIAWMLQLFETVRDPIVKLHVGGKLVGPWTRRHPEIEAALVHAFLREAENPDPLTGHDSMLWGFGSDLQRFVRRKSPFLSTYLAIASNPRYGAARQMFVVLLGRFDAAAVEDTLVPLLEDQDVQGHAALALRRAPSPRALPALTALARNAPHKWMRKHAEGAIQAIEKLAAKQAASRPG; from the coding sequence ATGCCACCCGACCTCAAGCAACGCGAGCACGACGGTCGTGTCGTCGACGCCGCGCTCGCGGCCTTCGACAAGCCCAACCTGTACGCGCTGTGCGAAGCCGACATGACGCCGGACTTCATCGCCTGGATGCTGCAGCTGTTCGAAACCGTGCGCGACCCGATCGTGAAATTGCACGTCGGCGGGAAGCTGGTGGGCCCCTGGACGCGGCGCCATCCGGAAATCGAAGCGGCGCTCGTGCACGCCTTCCTGCGCGAGGCGGAAAACCCGGACCCGTTGACCGGGCACGATTCGATGCTGTGGGGCTTCGGCAGCGACCTGCAGCGCTTCGTGCGCCGCAAGTCGCCATTCCTGTCGACCTACCTCGCCATCGCATCGAATCCGCGCTACGGCGCCGCGCGCCAGATGTTCGTGGTGCTGCTGGGCCGATTCGACGCCGCGGCCGTGGAAGACACGCTCGTTCCGTTGCTGGAGGACCAGGACGTGCAGGGCCACGCCGCCCTGGCCCTGCGTCGCGCACCGTCGCCGCGCGCCTTGCCCGCGCTCACGGCGCTGGCGCGCAATGCGCCGCACAAGTGGATGCGGAAGCACGCCGAGGGTGCGATCCAGGCCATCGAGAAGCTGGCCGCGAAGCAGGCCGCATCCCGACCGGGATAA